ATGGGCAAGAAGATCGTGCATTGCGGCGGCGCCGGCGCGGGGCAGGCGGCCAAGATCTGCAACAACATGATTTTGGGCATTTCCATGATCGGGGTCGGCGAGGCCTTTGCGCTCGCGGAGAAATTGGGCCTGTCGCATCAGGCGCTGTTCGACGTCGCCTCCACCTCTTCCGGCCAATGCTGGGCGCTGACGTCCTACTGCCCGGTGCCGGGCCCGGTTCCGGCTTCGCCGGCGAACAACGGCTACAAGCCCGGCTTTGCGTCCAATTTGATGGTGAAGGACCTGACGCTGGCGCAGGATGCGGCCAACGCCGCCGGCGCGGTGACGCCGCTGGGCAAACACGCGCAGGAGATCTACAAGGCGTTCGACGCTGCCGGCCATGGCGGGGTGGATTTTTCCGGTATTATCCAGCACGTTAGGAGCCTTGCCGGGAAATAACGGAGACCTGATGACGAGTTTTCAGGACGCGCGCGCCTTTCTGCTCAAGCACCGCACCGATTACGATGCGGCCGTAAAGGGATTTCGCTGGCCGGACCCGGCCCCGTTCAACTGGGCGCTGGACTGGTTCGATGCCGAACTTGCCCGCAATCCCGACAGCCGGGACCGTGCGGCACTCTGGATCGTCGATGCCGGCCACAAAGAGACAAAACTTTCCTTTGCGGCACTCTCGGCCCGTTCCAATCAGGTCGCGAACTTCCTGCGTGCGCAGGGGCTGAGGCGCGGCGATCATCTGTTGCTGCTGCTCGGCAATGTCGTGCCGCTGTGGGAGACCATGCTGGCGGCGATGAAGCTTGGCGTGGTCGTGATCCCCGCCACCACGCTTCTGACCGCCGACGAATTGCGCGACCGGCTCGATCGCGGCAAGGCGAGGGTGGTGGTGGCTTCGCAGGATCAGGTCGCGAAGTTTGCAGGCCTCGGCAGCGACAATCTGGTGCGTATCGTGGTCGGTGCATCGGCAGCCCATGAGGGCTGGCTGCCGTTCGAACAGGCAGCGAGCGCCTCGGATTCCTTTGCGCCTGACGGTCCGACCAACGCCGACGATCCGATGCTGCTCTATTTCACCTCGGGCACGACCGCAAAACCAAAACTGGTGCGGCACAGCCAGCGCAGCTATCCCGTCGGGGCGCTGTCGACGATGTTCTGGCTCGGGCTGCAGCCGGGCGACGTGCATCTGAATATTTCCTCGCCGGGCTGGGCCAAGCACGCCTGGAGCTGCCTCTTCGCGCCGTGGAATGCCGGCGCCACCGTTTTCGTCGTCAACCAGCCGCGCTTCGATGCCAAGTCGCTGCTCGCGACCGTTGGCCGCTGCGGCGTCACCACGCTGTGCGCGCCGCCGACGGTGTGGCGGCTGTTCATTCAGGAGCGGCTTGCGGATTTCAAGGTCAGCCTGCGAGAGGTCTGCGGTGCGGGCGAGCCGCTCAATCCCGAAGTGATCG
This portion of the Bradyrhizobium sp. AZCC 2262 genome encodes:
- a CDS encoding AMP-binding protein; this translates as MTSFQDARAFLLKHRTDYDAAVKGFRWPDPAPFNWALDWFDAELARNPDSRDRAALWIVDAGHKETKLSFAALSARSNQVANFLRAQGLRRGDHLLLLLGNVVPLWETMLAAMKLGVVVIPATTLLTADELRDRLDRGKARVVVASQDQVAKFAGLGSDNLVRIVVGASAAHEGWLPFEQAASASDSFAPDGPTNADDPMLLYFTSGTTAKPKLVRHSQRSYPVGALSTMFWLGLQPGDVHLNISSPGWAKHAWSCLFAPWNAGATVFVVNQPRFDAKSLLATVGRCGVTTLCAPPTVWRLFIQERLADFKVSLREVCGAGEPLNPEVIDQVKAAWGLTIRDGYGQTETTALAGNSPGQKVKVGSMGRPLPGYRVQITDNDGHVTKEGEVTLVLGADRPAGLMQGYQGEDGKLSGADGDLYRSGDVVFADDEGYLTFVGRSDDVFKSSDYRISPFELESVLLEHESVAEAAVVPSPDPIRLAIPKAYVLLVSGVERSPETALSIFRHLHTRLAPFKRIRKIELVTELPKTISGKIRRVQLRRLEHDNVRGDALRGSEFREEEFPELQKVRTAGLES